DNA sequence from the Sulfurimonas sp. HSL3-7 genome:
TCACAGTGCACACCCTCCAAGGCAAGGTAGTAGGCTGTCGTCAGACCCGCTGGGCCCGCACCGATGACAGCCACTTTTTTGCCCGTATCCGGTTTTTTCTCTGCCGGGTGGAAGAAGCCGAAACCGTGGTCAGTCTCATAGTCGGCACCCAGACGCTTAAGCGCCATGATCGAGATCGGCTCATCCAGGTTCGTACGACGACATTCATCTTCACATGGATGGGGACAGACACGGCCGCAGGTGTGTGCAAGCGGCATTGTCTGACGTGTCGCCACCAAAGAGTCGTCGAAACGAAGATCGCGAACACCCTCGATATAACCCGGGATATCGACATGCGCCGGGCAGGCGTCCGTACACGGTGCCGTTATCTTGGCGATATAGTTGACGGATGCATCGTAATGTTTTGAAGGCTTCTGCTCTTCAATACAACGGACAAAATCTGCTTCAAAATGTTCCATAAGATCAAGCAGCGGCGTCGGTACTGTTTTACCGATCTCGCATTTCGAGGTGGTCTGCATGGTGCGGGAAACCTCTTTGAGGTGTTCCATATCTTCCCTAGTCCCCTCGCCGCGAGCGATCTTGTCCATCAGGTCATACAGGATACGCCCGCCCCAGCGACCCGGTGCACAACGGCCACAGGCTTCAGAATAGACCTGATACTGCGCCGCATACTCCGTTGCCAGACGTACGACATCCACTTCCTGATCAAAAAGAGCGACACCATCCCAGCCGATGAAGGCTTTGGATGATGCATGCTCATTATATTGCTCAGGCAAGTTGTATGCTGATTCTTCCCAGGCGTCGTCCGCTTTACCGCTATTGTTAATAGCTTCGCCGCGCCAGGTCGAAAAAAAGACTTTACTCATAAATTACAGCCTTATTTTTTGACAACAATTGTCCAGTCAGCTTCATTGAATTTCAATGAGTTTGCCAACTCAAGCCCACACTCTTTTACAAGATCGGCACTACGTTGAATCGGTGTAAAGTCGCCGATCTCAAACAAGAAGATCGCAACTTCACCTGCAGGATGCTCGTTGACCAGGATCTCTTTCATTCTTGGCTCAAACCCGTCTTTTAAATGACGTAAATCGTAACGTTTCATCCGTTCTCCTATCTATCAACTTCACCGAATACGATGTTAGTCGTACCGATGATTGAAACAACATCCGGAATGTAGTGACCCGGAAGTAGGTCTGTCAAAATACCTGTGTGCCAGAAAGACGGCGCACGAAGTTTTAGACGGTAAGGGTAAGGACCACCTTGCGAGTTGATGTAGAAGCCGAGCTCACCTTTCGGTGACTCTGTTGCTACGTACACTTCACCTACCGGCGGGCGCATTCCCTGCGTGACAAGCACGAAGTGCTGCATCAACGAGTAGTTCTGCGTCATGATGTCAAGCTTTGATGCCGAGATATATTGCGGTGCATGTGCCATCAATTCCGTCTCATTGTTTTTGACGGTCTCTGCATACATGTCGATTGTCTGATAAAGGATCTTTGCAGACTCTCTCATCTCAGCCATGTAGATCTTATAACGAGCGTAGTTATCGCCTTTGTCAGAGTACGGGACTTCAAACTCGACTTCGTCATAAAGCTCATACGGCTCTTCTTTACGGATGTCCCAAGGCACATTCGAAGCACGAAGCATCGGACCGGTACAGCCCCATGAAAGTGCCATCTCTTCAGAGATAGTACCTACTTTTTCCATACGCATCAGCCAAATACGGTTTTTGTCCAGAAGGTCTTCGTAGTCTTTGATATTCGCCGGCAGTTTGTCCAGGAAATTTTTCAGATCCGGAATGAAATTGTCCGGAATATCCAGTGGCACACCGCCGATGCGTACTGCCGCATGCGTCAAACGCGCACCACAGTAATCTTCGATGATATCCATAAGGTACTCACGTTCACGGAAGGCATAAAGGAAGACCGTCATCGCACCGATATCAAGTGCCGTTGTCGCCAACCAGAAAAGGTGTGACATCAAACGGTT
Encoded proteins:
- a CDS encoding NADH-ubiquinone oxidoreductase subunit E family protein, with the translated sequence MKRYDLRHLKDGFEPRMKEILVNEHPAGEVAIFLFEIGDFTPIQRSADLVKECGLELANSLKFNEADWTIVVKK
- the nuoD gene encoding NADH dehydrogenase (quinone) subunit D, producing the protein MQQPNRLRPFFENITFDRDDNEMIVNFGPQHPSAHGQLRLMLHMQQEQITKAHPDIGYLHRGMEKMAENMIYNEFMPTTDRMDYIASSSNNYGFALAVEKLIDVKVPRRAKVIRMMLLEINRLMSHLFWLATTALDIGAMTVFLYAFREREYLMDIIEDYCGARLTHAAVRIGGVPLDIPDNFIPDLKNFLDKLPANIKDYEDLLDKNRIWLMRMEKVGTISEEMALSWGCTGPMLRASNVPWDIRKEEPYELYDEVEFEVPYSDKGDNYARYKIYMAEMRESAKILYQTIDMYAETVKNNETELMAHAPQYISASKLDIMTQNYSLMQHFVLVTQGMRPPVGEVYVATESPKGELGFYINSQGGPYPYRLKLRAPSFWHTGILTDLLPGHYIPDVVSIIGTTNIVFGEVDR